In Sparus aurata chromosome 3, fSpaAur1.1, whole genome shotgun sequence, the following are encoded in one genomic region:
- the LOC115579316 gene encoding CD209 antigen-like protein E yields the protein MSAEILAAPDSSFNVRFTRTENRGEGEEMEVEILEDEEHHADLGSQQARPNTEQNGAAVKRRCFRAPAVTLGVMYLLMLAGIYICYILVTLEKNQLKTRYDKVSNNYTLLQETVSDMTVNNSQLQNEVKQLKDKIKGMGCPDGWKRFGYSCYFRSNEMRTWSDSRADCKNKGADLVVINNKDENQFVSDLNNMNEESWIGLQTERSTGENRFEWKWVDGSPLAEIFSASGLPPATWDWYATCCNLQGQWIPSIYHQNKYWICEK from the exons ATGTCTGCAGAAATTCTTGCTGCACCAGATTCCAGCTTCAATGTGAGATTCAccagaacagagaacagaggagagggagaggagatggaggtggagatcttagaggatgaagagcatcACGCTGATCTCGGCTCACAACAAGCCA GaccaaacactgaacagaacggTGCAGCTGTCAAAAGAAGGTGTTTCAGAGCTCCTGCAGTGACTCTGGGAGTGATGTATCTGCTCATGTTGGCTGGAATCTACATATGCT ATATTTTGGTCACTTTGGAAAAAAACCAGCTGAAGACCAGATATGACAAAGTGAGCAACAACTACACCCTACTCCAGGAAACAgtttcag ACATGACAGTCAACAACAGCCAATTACAGAATGAGGTAAAGCAGCTGAAGGACAAAATAAAAG GGATGGGGTGTCCTGATGGATGGAAGAGATTTGGATACAGCTGTTACTTTAGATCCAATGAGATGAGAACGTGGTCTGACAGCAGAGCAGACTGTAAGAACAAAGGAGCAGATCTGGTGGTCATaaacaacaaagatgaaaat CAATTTGTCAGTGACCTGAACAACATGAATGAAGAGTCCTGGATTGGTCTACAGACAGAAAGGTCAACAGGAGAAAATCGTTTTGAATGGAAGTGGGTGGACGGATCACCGctggcagaaat CTTCAGTGCATCAGGACTACCACCTGCTACATGGGACTGGTACGCAACATGCTGCAATCTACAAGGACAATGGATACCAAGTATATATCATCAAAACAAGTACTGGATCTGTGAGAAAtag